Proteins from a single region of Pseudodesulfovibrio portus:
- the ybgF gene encoding tol-pal system protein YbgF: MKCLKFLLFAVLGLFLFGCTAAGKSATTDTASMEWRVKSLEESFLNFREKQRQMADEVVEDRDRLDQRVTDLEEKVAGLRNGTSVAVPTEETPEPPAGEGWVTDLKPEDDGWVKPEGATEPPVAQSGEDKPWADVPKPPATIPEPEVVKRKTAPKPAPMTASRPKAKISGAQALYAKGYKQYSMDNMEGARATFDQFLAKYPSDALAANALYWKGETYYSEKDFAQAILTFKEVTGRFPKHHKSAAALLKIGMAYDRVGDRDNAIFYLRALIEDFPNSDEAGLGRKELTRLGG, from the coding sequence ATGAAATGCCTGAAGTTCCTGTTGTTTGCCGTCCTCGGTCTGTTTCTCTTCGGCTGCACTGCCGCCGGGAAGAGCGCGACCACGGATACGGCGAGCATGGAGTGGCGCGTCAAGTCCCTTGAGGAGAGCTTCCTCAATTTCCGTGAAAAGCAGCGTCAGATGGCGGACGAGGTGGTCGAGGACAGGGACCGGCTCGACCAGCGGGTGACCGACCTTGAGGAGAAGGTCGCCGGGTTGCGCAACGGCACGTCCGTGGCCGTTCCCACCGAAGAGACGCCTGAGCCCCCGGCGGGCGAGGGGTGGGTGACCGATCTGAAGCCCGAGGACGATGGCTGGGTGAAGCCGGAAGGGGCCACCGAGCCGCCCGTCGCCCAGAGCGGCGAGGACAAACCGTGGGCCGACGTGCCCAAGCCGCCCGCGACCATTCCGGAGCCGGAGGTCGTCAAGCGAAAAACCGCGCCCAAGCCCGCGCCCATGACTGCTTCCAGGCCCAAGGCGAAGATTTCCGGTGCACAGGCGCTGTACGCAAAGGGGTACAAGCAGTATTCCATGGACAATATGGAAGGGGCCCGCGCCACCTTCGACCAGTTCCTGGCCAAGTATCCCTCGGATGCACTGGCGGCCAACGCCCTGTACTGGAAAGGCGAGACGTATTACTCCGAGAAGGATTTTGCCCAGGCCATCCTGACATTCAAGGAGGTCACCGGGCGGTTCCCGAAGCATCACAAGAGCGCTGCGGCCCTGCTCAAGATCGGCATGGCCTACGACAGGGTGGGCGACCGCGACAACGCGATCTTCTACCTGCGCGCCCTGATCGAGGATTTCCCGAACTCCGACGAGGCCGGGTTGGGCCGCAAGGAGCTGACGAGGTTGGGCGGCTAG
- the dprA gene encoding DNA-processing protein DprA: protein MDQHKEFFACLALKHTPRLGPKVWRELFGHYSSAFDAVQDAKSWHGLGLSGQKVARACAAEVWRTDAEEEFRAARQASMDVVTWFDPRFPDKLKEIPDPPAMLYVQGDVTLFKNPGVAVVGARECTRLGLETAGRVSAQLSKIGITVVSGLALGIDRQAHLGGLAGLGSSIAVLGCGLDIDYPTGNIDVREELNQNGLVVTEYGPGVRPRGGHFPVRNRIISGLSLGVLVAEAAHKSGSLITARLAGEQGRDVFAVPGPIGQPSFTGCHRLIKQGAALVESASDIVEILRYDFARELEDVPDPSPARDEEGIDQGRARVKAGRKPTAGQEDGGDKPVIKRPSLTDRESLSLTGDELKVLAVLDSADKVHIDALGRELGWNPAIISRVLLMLEMRGAVKQLPGMWYLARESQI, encoded by the coding sequence ATGGACCAACATAAAGAGTTTTTTGCCTGTCTCGCCCTGAAACACACCCCCCGACTTGGGCCAAAGGTGTGGCGGGAGTTGTTCGGTCATTATTCGAGCGCGTTCGATGCCGTGCAGGATGCGAAATCCTGGCACGGACTCGGTCTGTCCGGTCAGAAGGTGGCCCGGGCCTGTGCGGCCGAGGTCTGGCGGACCGACGCTGAAGAGGAGTTCCGGGCGGCCCGGCAGGCGTCCATGGACGTGGTCACCTGGTTCGATCCCCGTTTCCCCGATAAGCTCAAGGAAATCCCCGATCCTCCGGCCATGCTCTATGTGCAGGGCGACGTGACGCTGTTCAAGAATCCCGGTGTGGCCGTGGTCGGCGCACGGGAGTGCACACGGCTTGGACTGGAAACAGCCGGGAGAGTCAGCGCGCAACTGTCCAAGATCGGCATCACCGTGGTTTCCGGGCTGGCGCTCGGCATTGACCGGCAGGCGCACCTGGGCGGCCTTGCTGGTCTCGGCAGCTCCATTGCCGTGCTCGGCTGCGGCCTGGACATCGATTATCCCACGGGCAATATCGACGTGCGCGAGGAATTGAACCAGAACGGTCTGGTGGTCACCGAGTACGGCCCGGGCGTGCGGCCGCGCGGCGGGCATTTCCCGGTCAGGAACCGGATCATCAGCGGGTTGTCGCTGGGCGTGCTGGTGGCCGAGGCGGCCCACAAGTCCGGCAGCCTGATCACGGCGCGCCTGGCAGGGGAGCAGGGCCGGGACGTGTTCGCCGTGCCGGGCCCGATCGGCCAGCCCTCCTTTACCGGGTGTCACCGCCTCATCAAGCAGGGCGCTGCCCTGGTCGAATCCGCATCGGACATCGTTGAAATCCTGCGCTATGATTTTGCCCGTGAACTGGAGGACGTGCCCGATCCGTCCCCGGCACGGGACGAGGAGGGGATCGACCAGGGACGGGCCAGGGTCAAGGCAGGCAGGAAGCCGACGGCCGGTCAGGAGGACGGAGGCGACAAGCCGGTCATCAAGCGACCGTCGCTGACCGACCGGGAGAGCCTGTCGCTGACCGGGGACGAATTGAAGGTCTTGGCTGTTCTCGATTCTGCCGATAAGGTGCATATCGACGCTCTGGGCCGGGAACTCGGCTGGAATCCGGCTATCATCAGTCGGGTCCTGCTGATGCTCGAGATGCGAGGGGCCGTGAAACAGCTGCCGGGCATGTGGTATCTGGCCCGGGAATCACAAATATAA
- a CDS encoding TMEM165/GDT1 family protein has translation MDWKLLATTFGTLFVAELGDKTQLACMLMTAKTQKPWTVFLGSSLALVLVSFLGVMFAQFICQYIPTDVIKKIAAVAFVVMGVLIFFDKV, from the coding sequence ATGGATTGGAAATTGCTTGCCACTACATTTGGTACGCTGTTCGTGGCCGAACTGGGAGACAAGACGCAGCTCGCCTGCATGCTCATGACCGCAAAGACCCAGAAACCGTGGACAGTCTTCCTCGGTTCCTCCCTGGCTCTGGTGCTGGTCAGCTTTCTGGGCGTGATGTTCGCCCAGTTCATCTGCCAGTATATCCCCACCGACGTCATCAAGAAGATCGCGGCCGTGGCCTTTGTGGTTATGGGTGTTTTGATTTTCTTTGATAAAGTTTGA
- a CDS encoding HDOD domain-containing protein, which yields MEDLKTSVRGEILQVKDLPTLPQVLEKVTAMVQDPEASTEGIAKVISTDQVLSAKVLKMVNSPIYGFPGRISSIQHALVLLGFNVVRGIIISTSVFDMMVQAMKGLWEHSLGCATACNIIARRAGFEDPEEYAVAGLLHDLGKVVTAVQLPDLHQTILDTVKAKDMTYFQAEKDVMGFGHDRINAWLARHWGLPPNIRESMARHHAPQLAEFYKPMSCVVHIADYLARLFEFGNSGDDQTSYLRPEALIELKFKMTDLDKVMDEMADQLIEVSDLTF from the coding sequence ATGGAAGATCTGAAAACCAGCGTTCGCGGGGAAATCCTCCAGGTCAAGGACCTGCCGACCCTGCCGCAGGTCCTGGAAAAGGTCACGGCCATGGTGCAGGACCCCGAGGCGTCGACCGAGGGGATCGCCAAGGTCATATCCACGGACCAGGTGCTTTCGGCCAAGGTGCTCAAGATGGTCAATTCGCCCATCTACGGGTTCCCCGGCCGCATCAGTTCCATCCAGCACGCCCTGGTGCTGCTTGGCTTCAACGTGGTGCGCGGCATCATCATCTCCACTTCGGTCTTCGACATGATGGTTCAGGCCATGAAGGGGCTGTGGGAACACAGCCTGGGCTGCGCCACCGCCTGCAACATCATCGCCCGCCGGGCCGGGTTCGAGGACCCGGAGGAATACGCCGTGGCCGGATTGTTGCACGATCTCGGCAAGGTGGTCACCGCCGTGCAGTTGCCCGATCTGCACCAGACAATCCTCGACACGGTCAAGGCCAAGGACATGACGTATTTCCAGGCCGAAAAGGATGTCATGGGATTTGGCCACGACCGCATCAACGCCTGGCTTGCCCGGCATTGGGGGCTGCCCCCGAATATCCGGGAGTCCATGGCCCGCCACCATGCCCCGCAACTGGCAGAATTCTACAAGCCCATGTCCTGCGTGGTGCATATCGCAGATTATCTGGCCCGGCTCTTCGAGTTCGGCAATTCAGGCGACGATCAGACCTCCTATCTGCGCCCGGAAGCGCTCATCGAACTCAAGTTCAAGATGACCGATCTGGACAAGGTCATGGATGAGATGGCTGACCAGTTGATTGAAGTATCCGACCTGACATTCTGA
- a CDS encoding methyl-accepting chemotaxis protein — protein sequence MIAIGIGGLVVYVTGSTFSMTYKEAVQTASSQAMSSSRSLSMFITDQKSLARVLSQHRDMYYAVQGAADEAQVACESIVKATPNLWGVVVFDDTGTIVAAADKDGVGLVGTSVASKGYFKDVMAGNDTGVIDDSVDIVTGTTSRVLTVSYPIRDDWGQISGGISLLGSWDAFVNQFIAPISIGEEGYGFVLDKAGVFIQHPDPEQFRRDVSGLEFVKQALAVNEGVIEYDWQGREKVLAVSTEPTTGWTICMSAYVEDIAAGAVRQRTVMQIVGVIMVASVMLLVHMLLARFVFRPVKRTMRLAEDTARGDLAELFEKKENGDEIAHMQSALIDIRRTVRAMIQDLADVAGRIEQGHLHDRAKADQFEGDYARLMSGTNHMLNGLVLLLDELPLPLMAISKDHKINFMNKAAAGLGNTTSQALVGTTCSEYFKSGDCSGGNCACDKAMQGREMVFSNTEANPGRVMEIEYFGMPLLDQNGEVLGAMKVVMDQTEIRRAQREMLETATQADSVASMLSAASQELAAQVEQTTAGADRQKGMAEQVASTMEEMSATVMAIARNASAAARSAEEMSANAERGGEAVSAVVESIEQLRQRAVVVDENIRALGGDVESIGAIMTVISDIADQTNLLALNAAIEAARAGEAGRGFAVVADEVRKLAEKTMNATQEVGEAIQSIQGGTRRNLEAFKKATEAIDQSTALSSKAGEVLNDILNIARIADEQIRSIAAASEQQAAATGEVSMSVEEVNTVSNEIAGSMNESTTAVTDLARLAEELQQITMRIGDVRAQ from the coding sequence GTGATCGCTATCGGAATCGGTGGTCTGGTAGTCTACGTTACCGGTTCCACCTTTTCCATGACCTACAAAGAGGCCGTTCAGACGGCCAGTTCTCAGGCCATGTCCAGTTCACGATCCCTGTCGATGTTCATCACCGACCAGAAGTCCCTGGCCCGGGTGCTGTCGCAACACCGGGACATGTACTACGCGGTGCAGGGCGCGGCCGATGAGGCGCAGGTGGCGTGCGAGTCCATCGTCAAGGCCACTCCCAACCTTTGGGGCGTGGTGGTCTTCGACGATACCGGGACGATCGTGGCCGCCGCCGACAAGGACGGCGTGGGGCTGGTGGGCACCAGCGTCGCCTCCAAGGGATATTTCAAGGATGTCATGGCGGGCAACGATACCGGGGTCATTGACGACAGCGTCGATATCGTTACAGGAACAACATCCCGCGTTCTGACCGTCAGCTATCCGATTCGCGACGACTGGGGGCAGATCAGCGGAGGCATATCCCTGCTCGGTTCCTGGGACGCCTTCGTCAATCAGTTCATCGCCCCGATTTCCATAGGCGAGGAAGGGTACGGCTTTGTCCTGGACAAGGCGGGGGTCTTCATCCAGCACCCCGACCCCGAGCAGTTCCGCAGGGACGTGAGCGGGCTGGAGTTCGTCAAGCAGGCCCTTGCCGTCAACGAGGGAGTGATCGAGTATGATTGGCAGGGGCGCGAGAAGGTTCTGGCCGTGTCCACCGAGCCGACCACGGGCTGGACCATCTGCATGAGCGCCTATGTCGAGGATATTGCCGCCGGAGCCGTCCGGCAGCGTACGGTCATGCAGATCGTGGGCGTGATTATGGTCGCTTCGGTCATGCTGTTGGTGCATATGCTCCTGGCCAGGTTCGTGTTCAGGCCGGTGAAGCGGACCATGCGGCTGGCCGAGGACACGGCGCGCGGCGACCTGGCCGAGCTCTTTGAAAAGAAGGAAAACGGCGACGAGATTGCCCACATGCAGTCGGCGCTCATCGATATCCGCCGCACGGTTCGGGCCATGATCCAGGATCTTGCCGATGTGGCAGGCAGGATCGAACAGGGCCACCTGCATGACCGGGCCAAGGCCGATCAATTCGAGGGCGATTACGCGCGGCTCATGAGCGGCACCAACCACATGCTCAACGGATTGGTCCTCCTGCTGGATGAGCTGCCCTTGCCGCTCATGGCCATTTCCAAGGATCACAAGATCAATTTCATGAACAAGGCGGCCGCGGGCCTGGGCAACACCACCTCCCAGGCGCTGGTCGGCACCACCTGTTCCGAATACTTCAAATCGGGAGACTGCTCCGGCGGCAACTGCGCCTGCGACAAGGCGATGCAGGGTCGTGAGATGGTCTTCTCCAACACCGAGGCCAATCCGGGGCGGGTCATGGAGATCGAATACTTCGGCATGCCCCTGTTGGATCAGAACGGCGAAGTGCTTGGCGCCATGAAGGTTGTCATGGACCAGACCGAAATCCGTCGCGCCCAGCGCGAGATGCTGGAGACCGCCACCCAGGCAGACTCCGTGGCCTCCATGCTGTCGGCCGCCTCCCAGGAACTGGCCGCCCAGGTGGAACAGACCACCGCAGGGGCGGACCGTCAGAAGGGAATGGCCGAGCAGGTCGCTTCCACCATGGAGGAGATGAGCGCCACAGTCATGGCGATCGCCCGCAACGCGTCCGCCGCGGCCCGCAGCGCCGAGGAAATGAGTGCCAACGCCGAACGTGGCGGCGAGGCGGTTTCGGCTGTGGTCGAGTCCATCGAGCAACTTCGGCAGCGGGCGGTCGTGGTGGACGAGAACATCCGGGCCCTGGGAGGGGACGTGGAGTCCATCGGCGCCATCATGACGGTCATTTCCGACATCGCCGATCAGACCAACCTGCTCGCCCTGAACGCGGCCATCGAGGCGGCCAGGGCCGGCGAAGCGGGCCGGGGTTTCGCCGTGGTGGCGGACGAGGTGCGCAAGCTGGCCGAGAAGACCATGAACGCCACCCAGGAAGTGGGGGAGGCCATCCAGTCCATTCAGGGCGGCACCCGGCGCAACCTGGAAGCCTTCAAGAAGGCCACCGAAGCCATCGACCAATCCACGGCGCTGTCTTCAAAAGCCGGCGAGGTCCTCAACGATATCCTGAACATCGCCCGTATTGCGGACGAGCAGATCCGCAGTATCGCCGCAGCGTCCGAGCAGCAGGCCGCCGCCACGGGCGAAGTGTCCATGAGCGTCGAGGAGGTCAATACCGTGTCCAACGAGATCGCCGGATCCATGAACGAATCCACCACCGCAGTCACCGATCTGGCCCGGCTGGCCGAGGAACTGCAGCAGATCACCATGCGCATCGGCGACGTCCGGGCGCAGTAG